Proteins encoded within one genomic window of Flavobacteriales bacterium:
- the pruA gene encoding L-glutamate gamma-semialdehyde dehydrogenase — translation MRKGFFKTKPAFNEPIYQYSINSEERKDLKDKIAELREQIIDAPMLINGDNVFTEDKIAMVAPHDHKHILGYYNKGSNKHVQEAIESALNSKTKWSNYTWEKRASIFLKAADLVSGKYRMEINAATMLGQSKNAYQAEIDAACEFADFLRYNVQFMQDIYTIQPESPKGTWNQLEYRPLEGFVFALTPFNFTAIAGNLPSSAALMGNTVVWKPSHHQIYSCQVIIKIFKEAGLPDGVINLIYVDGEIAGKEILSHKDFAGIHFTGSTAVFKEIWKTIGKNISTYKSYPRIVGETGGKDFILVHNSAEVDIIVTALVRGAFEYQGQKCSAASRAYIPQSIWPQVKGKLITTVESLKIGPTEDFSNFINAVISEKSFDNLVEFIEAAKADSNAEIIVGGSYNKSHGYFIHPTVIKAYDPYYITMTKELFGPILTLYVYQDDEFDATLTLINSSSEYALTGSIISQDRDIINQASSALSNAAGNFYINDKPTGAVVGQQPFGGARASGTNDKAGSMFNLLRWVSPRTIKETLVPSTNYRYPFHEAE, via the coding sequence ATGAGAAAAGGATTTTTTAAAACAAAACCCGCCTTTAATGAACCAATATATCAATATTCCATAAACTCCGAAGAACGTAAAGATCTGAAGGACAAAATAGCAGAGTTAAGAGAGCAGATTATAGATGCTCCAATGCTAATAAATGGCGATAATGTATTTACCGAAGACAAAATAGCCATGGTAGCCCCACATGACCACAAGCATATTCTCGGCTATTACAACAAGGGTTCTAACAAGCATGTGCAAGAGGCTATTGAATCTGCTCTCAATTCAAAAACAAAATGGTCTAACTATACTTGGGAAAAAAGAGCCTCCATCTTTTTAAAGGCAGCGGATCTTGTATCAGGTAAGTATCGAATGGAAATCAACGCTGCAACGATGCTAGGTCAATCTAAAAATGCATACCAAGCAGAAATAGATGCAGCCTGTGAATTTGCCGATTTCCTGCGTTACAACGTGCAATTCATGCAAGACATATACACTATTCAACCTGAGTCGCCGAAAGGCACTTGGAACCAATTAGAATATCGCCCATTAGAAGGATTTGTTTTTGCTCTTACCCCTTTCAACTTTACTGCAATAGCAGGAAACTTACCATCCAGTGCCGCCTTAATGGGTAATACAGTTGTTTGGAAACCTTCGCATCATCAAATTTATTCTTGCCAGGTAATTATTAAAATATTTAAAGAAGCTGGTTTGCCCGATGGGGTCATTAATCTTATATACGTTGATGGAGAGATTGCCGGGAAGGAAATTCTTAGCCACAAAGATTTTGCAGGAATCCACTTCACAGGCTCTACAGCAGTTTTTAAGGAAATCTGGAAAACAATTGGCAAAAATATTTCCACTTACAAATCATACCCTCGTATCGTTGGAGAAACAGGTGGTAAAGATTTTATATTGGTTCATAATTCGGCAGAAGTAGATATAATCGTTACAGCACTGGTAAGAGGTGCATTCGAATATCAAGGACAAAAATGTTCTGCGGCATCGAGAGCATATATTCCCCAAAGCATTTGGCCTCAGGTTAAAGGAAAACTAATTACTACTGTTGAATCCCTTAAAATTGGACCCACTGAAGATTTTTCAAACTTTATTAATGCCGTAATAAGCGAGAAATCTTTTGATAATCTAGTTGAGTTTATCGAAGCAGCAAAGGCAGATTCGAATGCAGAAATTATCGTAGGTGGAAGCTATAATAAATCGCATGGCTATTTCATACACCCCACGGTAATCAAAGCATATGACCCTTATTATATTACAATGACGAAAGAGTTATTTGGACCTATTCTTACGCTTTATGTTTATCAGGATGATGAGTTTGATGCAACCCTAACCCTGATCAATTCATCTAGTGAATATGCACTTACAGGGTCCATTATATCTCAAGACAGAGATATTATCAATCAAGCATCTAGTGCTCTTTCAAATGCGGCTGGAAACTTCTACATCAACGATAAACCAACTGGAGCTGTTGTCGGACAACAACCGTTTGGTGGAGCAAGAGCCTCCGGAACCAACGACAAAGCAGGATCCATGTTCAACTTACTACGATGGGTTTCTCCGAGAACAATTAAAGAAACTCTCGTTCCTTCAACAAATTACCGATACCCCTTCCATGAGGCAGAATAG
- a CDS encoding PorT family protein, with product MKRIWILILITSYSLSSYAQKQKVENLPKHDVDRVFKFGFTLAANTTSFRVKKNSDINLYPDIASVEVLKQAGFLLGILSNMRINDWYDLRFMPAISFSERVLEYKVRSGVTGSSIEQVDRRIESTFLEFPVLLKYKSNRLNNMRMYMIGGGKYTLDLASQIKIDNENFSDSEKIVKLKQDDIYWEIGVGIDFYLQYFKLSVELKKSYGLRNVLVQDNTLYSTPIERLNSQMTIISFHFQ from the coding sequence ATGAAGCGAATTTGGATTCTTATACTGATAACTAGCTATTCGTTGTCTAGCTACGCCCAGAAGCAGAAAGTTGAGAACCTTCCTAAGCATGATGTAGATAGGGTCTTTAAGTTTGGATTCACTTTAGCTGCTAATACTACAAGTTTTCGTGTGAAGAAAAATTCGGATATCAATTTGTATCCAGATATTGCTTCAGTTGAAGTTTTAAAGCAGGCAGGTTTTTTATTAGGGATATTATCTAATATGAGGATAAATGATTGGTATGATCTTCGTTTTATGCCTGCCATCTCATTTTCTGAGCGGGTATTAGAGTATAAGGTTAGAAGTGGGGTCACGGGAAGTTCTATAGAACAAGTAGACAGAAGGATTGAATCGACATTTTTAGAATTCCCTGTTTTGTTGAAGTATAAGTCGAACCGATTAAATAACATGAGAATGTATATGATTGGAGGGGGTAAATATACTTTGGACTTAGCTTCTCAAATTAAAATAGACAATGAAAATTTTTCTGATTCGGAAAAGATTGTGAAACTGAAGCAGGACGATATTTATTGGGAAATAGGGGTAGGGATCGATTTTTACTTACAGTATTTTAAATTAAGTGTGGAACTTAAAAAGTCTTATGGATTAAGAAATGTGTTGGTTCAAGATAATACGCTTTATTCAACACCAATAGAACGATTAAATTCGCAAATGACGATAATATCGTTTCACTTTCAGTGA
- a CDS encoding septum formation initiator family protein encodes MKYLRYISNRYALTTIIFLVWMAFLDANNLFSQRKLRVNLYEKADQKERLKIQIEKINIDMHDLTTNPKSLEKFAREKYLMKKENEIIFVIMEKEKEEILSLTRASLSPL; translated from the coding sequence ATGAAATATTTAAGATACATAAGTAACAGATACGCGCTTACAACTATTATTTTCTTAGTCTGGATGGCATTTTTAGATGCCAATAATCTTTTTTCTCAACGGAAATTAAGAGTTAATCTTTACGAAAAAGCCGATCAAAAAGAACGTCTTAAAATACAGATTGAAAAAATCAACATTGACATGCATGATTTAACAACTAATCCAAAATCTTTGGAAAAATTTGCCCGAGAAAAGTATCTAATGAAGAAAGAAAATGAAATTATCTTTGTGATAATGGAAAAAGAAAAGGAAGAAATCCTATCCCTTACAAGGGCATCCTTATCCCCTCTTTAG